The following proteins come from a genomic window of Labeo rohita strain BAU-BD-2019 unplaced genomic scaffold, IGBB_LRoh.1.0 scaffold_87, whole genome shotgun sequence:
- the dlg4b gene encoding disks large homolog 4 isoform X2 produces MDCLCIVTTKKYRYHDEETPPLQHSPAHLTAGKSAEMLHVSDGGHAPIDGIHGYTPQMHVSPAKPVLLPSGHAPYYATSTLMNGMDGDVEYEEITLERGNSGLGFSIAGGTDNPHIGDDPSIFITKIIPGGAAAQDGRLRVNDSILFVNDVDVREVTHSFAVEALKEAGPIVRLYVLRHKPSAEKITELKLIKGPKGLGFSIAGGVGNQHVPGDNSIYVTKIIEGGAAHKDGRLQIGDKILAVNNMYLEDVMHEDAVAALKNTGDVVFLRVAKTLHHHQDAYNPPDITSSYSPHMDMSDYPQALSPSSPRRYSPIPKGLLLGDEDIPREPRRVVILRGSTGLGFNIVGGEDGEGIFISFILAGGAADLSGELRKGDQILSVNGVDLRHATHEQAAAALKNAGQTVTIIAQYRPEEYSRFEAKIHDLREQLMNSSLVSAAASLRSGKRSFFIRALFDYDKTADGGFLSQALSFRFGDILQVFDCSDEEWWQAGKLTPHGELEETGYIPSKRRVERKEWSRLKTRGRDAVGARSEYIVSYETVIQTEVHYARPVIILGPSKDRVNDDLLSEFPDKFGSCVPHTTRPKREYEMDGRDYHFVSSREQMEKDIQSHRFIEAGQYNNHLYGTSVQSVRQVAEQQGKHCILDVSANAVRRLQAAQLHPIAIFIRPSSLQNILDINKRLTEEQARRALDRAVKLEQDFIECFSAIVEGDSFEEIYHRVKSVIEEQSGPYIWIPARERL; encoded by the exons AAGTACCGTTACCATGACGAGGAGACGCCGCCGCTGCAGCACAGTCCCGCTCACCTGACCGCAGGAAAGTCCGCAGAGATGCTGCACGTCAGCGACGGCGGACACGCCCCCATCGACGGTATCCACGGTTACACGCCCCAGATGCACGTATCACCTGCTAAG cCGGTGTTGCTCCCCAGCGGTCACGCGCCCTACTACGCCACCTCTACTCTG ATGAACGGGATGGACGGAGACGTGGAGTATGAGGAGATCACACTGGAGAGG ggtAACTCCGGTCTGGGCTTCAGTATCGCCGGTGGGACCGATAACCCTCACATAGGAGACGATCCCAGTATCTTCATCACTAAGATCATCCCAGGAGGAGCCGCGGCGCAGGACGGACGGCTGAG GGTGAACGACAGCATCCTGTTCGTGAATGACGTGGATGTGCGTGAGGTCACGCATAGTTTTGCGGTGGAGGCGCTGAAGGAGGCGGGGCCGATCGTCCGGCTCTACGTGCTGCGACACAAACCGTCTGCAGAGAAAATCACAGAGCTCAAGCTCATCAAAGGCCCTAAAG GTCTGGGCTTCAGCATCGCGGGTGGCGTGGGGAACCAGCACGTCCCCGGAGACAACAGCATCTACGTCACCAAGATCATCGAAGGAGGAGCCGCGCATAAAGACGGACGCCTGCAGATCGGAGACAAGATCCTCGCT gtgaATAATATGTATCTAGAGGATGTGATGCACGAGGACGCTGTAGCGGCGCTGAAAAACACCGGAGACGTGGTTTTTCTGAGAGTGGCCAAAactcttcatcatcatcaagACGCCTACAATCCTCCTGACATCACCAGCT CGTATTCTCCTCATATGGACATGTCTGATTACCCACAAGCCCTCAGTCCCTCGTCTCCGCGCCGCTACTCCCCCATCCCGAAAGGTCTGCTGCTGGGGGACGAGGACATTCCCAG GGAGCCGCGGCGCGTGGTCATTCTCAGGGGTTCTACGGGGTTGGGCTTCAATATCGTGGGCGGTGAGGATGGCGAGGGGATCTTCATCTCCTTCATCCTGGCGGGAGGAGCCGCTGATCTGAGCGGAGAGCTGAGGAAAGGAGATCAGATCCTGAGT GTGAACGGTGTGGATTTGCGACATGCCACTCATGAACAGGCGGCGGCGGCGCTGAAGAACGCGGGACAGACGGTGACCATCATCGCACAGTACAGACCGGAGG agtaCAGCAGGTTCGAGGCAAAGATTCATGATCTGCGGGAGCAGCTGATGAACAGCAGTTTAGTTTCTGCAGCGGCGTCATTACGGAGCGGGAAGAGAAGCTTCTTCATCAG ggcTCTGTTTGACTACGATAAGACGGCGGACGGTGGCTTCCTGTCGCAGGCGCTGAGCTTCAGGTTTGGAGACATTCTGCAGGTGTTTGACTGCAGTGATGAGGAATGGTGGCAGGCCGGAAAACTCACTCCACACGGAGAGCTGGAGGAGACCGGATACATTCCCAGCAAgaggag gGTGGAGAGGAAGGAATGGTCCCGTCTGAAGACGCGAGGCAGAGACGCCGTCGGCG cacGCAGCGAATACATCGTGAGCTATGAGACGGTGATTCAGACTGAAG TGCATTACGCACGTCCAGTCATTATCCTCGGGCCGAGCAAGGACCGCGTCAATGACGATCTGCTCTCCGAGTTCCCCGACAAGTTCGGCTCCTGCGTCCCAC ACACGACGCGGCCCAAACGCGAATACGAGATGGACGGGCGCGACTATCACTTCGTGTCGTCGCGCGAACAGATGGAGAAAGACATTCAGAGTCACCGGTTTATCGAGGCCGGACAGTACAACAACCACCTGTACGGCACCAGCGTCCAGAGCGTCAGACAGGTGGCAGAACAg cAAGGGAAGCACTGTATCCTGGATGTTTCAGCGAATGCAGTGAGGAGGTTACAGGCCGCCCAACTTCACCCCATCGCCATCTTCATACGACCCTCATCCCTGCAGAACATACT AGACATTAACAAGCGTCTGACGGAGGAACAGGCCCGAAGAGCTTTGGACAGAGCCGTCAAACTGGAGCAGGACTTCATCGAGTGTTTCTCAG cgaTCGTGGAGGGCGACAGCTTCGAGGAGATCTACCACCGCGTAAAGTCTGTGATTGAGGAACAGTCTGGACCGTATATCTGGATCCCGGCGCGAGAGagactgtaa
- the dlg4b gene encoding disks large homolog 4 isoform X1 produces the protein MPLKREDTERALQAMEACQSAGDEGFRSRAERLLTIFQSDLFQALLDIQEFYELTVFENQTGGRVLTPGLKYRYHDEETPPLQHSPAHLTAGKSAEMLHVSDGGHAPIDGIHGYTPQMHVSPAKPVLLPSGHAPYYATSTLMNGMDGDVEYEEITLERGNSGLGFSIAGGTDNPHIGDDPSIFITKIIPGGAAAQDGRLRVNDSILFVNDVDVREVTHSFAVEALKEAGPIVRLYVLRHKPSAEKITELKLIKGPKGLGFSIAGGVGNQHVPGDNSIYVTKIIEGGAAHKDGRLQIGDKILAVNNMYLEDVMHEDAVAALKNTGDVVFLRVAKTLHHHQDAYNPPDITSSYSPHMDMSDYPQALSPSSPRRYSPIPKGLLLGDEDIPREPRRVVILRGSTGLGFNIVGGEDGEGIFISFILAGGAADLSGELRKGDQILSVNGVDLRHATHEQAAAALKNAGQTVTIIAQYRPEEYSRFEAKIHDLREQLMNSSLVSAAASLRSGKRSFFIRALFDYDKTADGGFLSQALSFRFGDILQVFDCSDEEWWQAGKLTPHGELEETGYIPSKRRVERKEWSRLKTRGRDAVGARSEYIVSYETVIQTEVHYARPVIILGPSKDRVNDDLLSEFPDKFGSCVPHTTRPKREYEMDGRDYHFVSSREQMEKDIQSHRFIEAGQYNNHLYGTSVQSVRQVAEQQGKHCILDVSANAVRRLQAAQLHPIAIFIRPSSLQNILDINKRLTEEQARRALDRAVKLEQDFIECFSAIVEGDSFEEIYHRVKSVIEEQSGPYIWIPARERL, from the exons AAGTACCGTTACCATGACGAGGAGACGCCGCCGCTGCAGCACAGTCCCGCTCACCTGACCGCAGGAAAGTCCGCAGAGATGCTGCACGTCAGCGACGGCGGACACGCCCCCATCGACGGTATCCACGGTTACACGCCCCAGATGCACGTATCACCTGCTAAG cCGGTGTTGCTCCCCAGCGGTCACGCGCCCTACTACGCCACCTCTACTCTG ATGAACGGGATGGACGGAGACGTGGAGTATGAGGAGATCACACTGGAGAGG ggtAACTCCGGTCTGGGCTTCAGTATCGCCGGTGGGACCGATAACCCTCACATAGGAGACGATCCCAGTATCTTCATCACTAAGATCATCCCAGGAGGAGCCGCGGCGCAGGACGGACGGCTGAG GGTGAACGACAGCATCCTGTTCGTGAATGACGTGGATGTGCGTGAGGTCACGCATAGTTTTGCGGTGGAGGCGCTGAAGGAGGCGGGGCCGATCGTCCGGCTCTACGTGCTGCGACACAAACCGTCTGCAGAGAAAATCACAGAGCTCAAGCTCATCAAAGGCCCTAAAG GTCTGGGCTTCAGCATCGCGGGTGGCGTGGGGAACCAGCACGTCCCCGGAGACAACAGCATCTACGTCACCAAGATCATCGAAGGAGGAGCCGCGCATAAAGACGGACGCCTGCAGATCGGAGACAAGATCCTCGCT gtgaATAATATGTATCTAGAGGATGTGATGCACGAGGACGCTGTAGCGGCGCTGAAAAACACCGGAGACGTGGTTTTTCTGAGAGTGGCCAAAactcttcatcatcatcaagACGCCTACAATCCTCCTGACATCACCAGCT CGTATTCTCCTCATATGGACATGTCTGATTACCCACAAGCCCTCAGTCCCTCGTCTCCGCGCCGCTACTCCCCCATCCCGAAAGGTCTGCTGCTGGGGGACGAGGACATTCCCAG GGAGCCGCGGCGCGTGGTCATTCTCAGGGGTTCTACGGGGTTGGGCTTCAATATCGTGGGCGGTGAGGATGGCGAGGGGATCTTCATCTCCTTCATCCTGGCGGGAGGAGCCGCTGATCTGAGCGGAGAGCTGAGGAAAGGAGATCAGATCCTGAGT GTGAACGGTGTGGATTTGCGACATGCCACTCATGAACAGGCGGCGGCGGCGCTGAAGAACGCGGGACAGACGGTGACCATCATCGCACAGTACAGACCGGAGG agtaCAGCAGGTTCGAGGCAAAGATTCATGATCTGCGGGAGCAGCTGATGAACAGCAGTTTAGTTTCTGCAGCGGCGTCATTACGGAGCGGGAAGAGAAGCTTCTTCATCAG ggcTCTGTTTGACTACGATAAGACGGCGGACGGTGGCTTCCTGTCGCAGGCGCTGAGCTTCAGGTTTGGAGACATTCTGCAGGTGTTTGACTGCAGTGATGAGGAATGGTGGCAGGCCGGAAAACTCACTCCACACGGAGAGCTGGAGGAGACCGGATACATTCCCAGCAAgaggag gGTGGAGAGGAAGGAATGGTCCCGTCTGAAGACGCGAGGCAGAGACGCCGTCGGCG cacGCAGCGAATACATCGTGAGCTATGAGACGGTGATTCAGACTGAAG TGCATTACGCACGTCCAGTCATTATCCTCGGGCCGAGCAAGGACCGCGTCAATGACGATCTGCTCTCCGAGTTCCCCGACAAGTTCGGCTCCTGCGTCCCAC ACACGACGCGGCCCAAACGCGAATACGAGATGGACGGGCGCGACTATCACTTCGTGTCGTCGCGCGAACAGATGGAGAAAGACATTCAGAGTCACCGGTTTATCGAGGCCGGACAGTACAACAACCACCTGTACGGCACCAGCGTCCAGAGCGTCAGACAGGTGGCAGAACAg cAAGGGAAGCACTGTATCCTGGATGTTTCAGCGAATGCAGTGAGGAGGTTACAGGCCGCCCAACTTCACCCCATCGCCATCTTCATACGACCCTCATCCCTGCAGAACATACT AGACATTAACAAGCGTCTGACGGAGGAACAGGCCCGAAGAGCTTTGGACAGAGCCGTCAAACTGGAGCAGGACTTCATCGAGTGTTTCTCAG cgaTCGTGGAGGGCGACAGCTTCGAGGAGATCTACCACCGCGTAAAGTCTGTGATTGAGGAACAGTCTGGACCGTATATCTGGATCCCGGCGCGAGAGagactgtaa